One genomic segment of Clostridium saccharoperbutylacetonicum N1-4(HMT) includes these proteins:
- a CDS encoding response regulator, whose translation MKILIVDDEKLNLKIANDYLEKSNINCEVTLCNDSTEVEKLVSENNFDIILLDIVMPKMTGIDVLKIIRSKEEYNNIQILMFTSLTDNDSFKKCFENGADDYVNKPIKEVEFFARLKAAIKTRSNAIMLEEMFERIKKQNNELKLLNKTLQDTQFQIIQKEKLAAIGELAAGVAHEINNPLGYLGSNLETLSKFVSKIQTMIEEYRGIIKGKNLDERDIENYNMSKEEAYIRDMEKKLKIDFIMGEMGGIIKDSLDGANRVSKIVSSLQNFAKTGFEDEMVNNDLNIIVDEAVLLLNNDLKSVAEIEKINGIITNIICNRSEIGQVIMSLLTNSLQAIKSQNNENGKIIIRTFEEDGKVCCSISDNGPGIEENVLSKIFDPFFTTKEIGTAAGVGLTIAHDVIVKRHHGEFDVKSIPRKETIFTFKFKSIN comes from the coding sequence ATGAAGATACTTATTGTTGATGATGAAAAATTAAATTTAAAGATAGCAAATGATTACTTGGAAAAATCTAATATTAATTGTGAGGTTACTCTTTGCAATGATTCAACTGAGGTTGAAAAATTGGTTAGTGAAAATAATTTTGATATTATACTTCTTGACATAGTAATGCCTAAAATGACGGGAATTGATGTATTAAAGATAATTCGGTCAAAAGAAGAATATAATAATATTCAAATTCTTATGTTCACATCACTTACTGATAATGACAGCTTTAAGAAATGTTTTGAAAATGGAGCAGATGATTACGTTAATAAACCAATTAAGGAAGTTGAATTTTTTGCGAGATTAAAAGCAGCAATTAAAACAAGAAGTAATGCAATTATGTTAGAAGAAATGTTTGAAAGAATAAAGAAACAAAATAATGAATTGAAATTATTAAATAAAACTTTGCAAGATACACAATTTCAAATAATACAGAAGGAAAAACTTGCTGCAATTGGTGAATTGGCAGCAGGGGTAGCACATGAAATTAATAATCCTCTTGGGTATTTAGGAAGCAATTTAGAGACCTTATCAAAATTTGTGTCAAAAATACAAACAATGATAGAAGAATATAGAGGAATAATTAAAGGAAAGAATTTAGATGAAAGAGATATAGAAAATTATAATATGAGCAAAGAAGAGGCTTATATTAGAGACATGGAAAAGAAATTAAAAATAGACTTCATAATGGGGGAAATGGGAGGAATTATTAAAGATTCATTGGATGGCGCAAATCGTGTATCAAAGATAGTTAGTAGTTTACAAAATTTTGCTAAAACTGGCTTTGAAGATGAAATGGTCAATAATGATTTAAATATAATTGTTGATGAGGCAGTTTTGCTACTTAATAATGATTTGAAGAGTGTTGCAGAAATTGAAAAGATTAATGGGATAATCACTAATATAATATGCAATAGAAGTGAAATAGGGCAAGTGATAATGAGTCTTCTCACAAATTCATTGCAGGCAATAAAGAGTCAAAATAATGAAAATGGAAAAATAATTATTAGAACCTTTGAAGAAGATGGTAAAGTTTGTTGTAGTATTAGTGATAATGGTCCTGGTATAGAAGAAAATGTATTAAGTAAAATATTTGATCCATTTTTTACAACAAAGGAAATTGGGACAGCTGCTGGAGTTGGGCTTACTATAGCACATGATGTAATAGTTAAAAGACATCATGGAGAATTTGATGTGAAAAGTATACCAAGAAAGGAAACCATATTTACTTTTAAATTTAAAAGTATTAATTGA